A window from Flavobacterium gyeonganense encodes these proteins:
- the arfB gene encoding alternative ribosome rescue aminoacyl-tRNA hydrolase ArfB — protein MDIEKIISELSFRAVRSSGAGGQNVNKVSSKVVLAFDLNASQALSDEEKTLLKENIPTRLTSENILILNCDEDRSQLKNKDIVIKRFLEIIKKGLFVPKVRKATKVPKSVIKKRIKEKKNISELKQSRKKPNLE, from the coding sequence ATGGATATTGAAAAAATTATATCAGAGTTAAGTTTTAGAGCAGTAAGAAGCAGTGGTGCAGGAGGGCAAAACGTAAATAAAGTATCTTCAAAAGTGGTGCTTGCTTTCGATTTAAATGCTTCTCAGGCTTTATCCGATGAAGAAAAAACACTCTTAAAAGAAAATATACCGACAAGATTAACTTCTGAAAATATTCTGATTTTAAATTGTGATGAAGACAGAAGCCAGCTTAAAAATAAGGATATTGTTATAAAGCGGTTTCTGGAAATTATTAAAAAAGGATTATTTGTACCGAAAGTTAGAAAAGCTACAAAAGTTCCGAAATCGGTAATAAAGAAAAGAATTAAAGAAAAGAAGAATATTTCTGAATTGAAGCAATCCCGTAAGAAACCCAATTTAGAATAA
- a CDS encoding TonB-dependent receptor has product MKTLFSCTKVLSCKGSKMNQKSIFFTFSSIFFTLFSFSQQQDSTKVNQLDNVLVSAVRVTTKTPVSFSNLDKKDIKTRNLGQDIPILMNYLPSVVTTSDAGNGMGYTGIRVRGSDATRVNITINGIPYNDAESQGTFWVNMPDFASSVESLQLQRGVGTSTNGSGAFGASLNMLTDNYATKANGEISNSFGSFNSHKHTVKFSTGLLNDHFELAGRLSTIKSDGYVDRASSDLKSYFLQGTYVGKTTLIKALVFGGTEKTYQSWNGVDAETLHKNRRYNSAGAYKDEAGNDRFYDNETDNYNQDHYQLHWSESFTDKWSTNLAFHYTKGKGYYENYKEDATMGDYGLIPVGTVTTTDLIRQKWLDNDFYGATFSLKYKDEKLDVILGEGWNKYEGSHFGKVIWARYASQSELGDHYYDDFSTKVDGNIFLKANYQLFEKLSLYGDFQYRTVQYKANSWETGLVDDNFSFLNPKAGLNFEINQKNTLYFSYARANREPNRTDYEGGNVKPEKLNDFELGWRFNSENFQLNTNLYFMGYKDQLVLTGELNDVGSPIRANSGDSYRAGVEIDATVKLSDKWFLQPNITLSQNKNKDFYFKRDGILENLGETNIAFSPDIIAANRLTFMPVKNLQLSLLSKYVGQQYMGNIDSDLSKLDSYFVNDFNASFEFKTNKVFKSIMISALVNNIFNLKYESNGFFYTFDDDYSNPPAIKTVEGVGYYPQAGTNFLAGLTLKF; this is encoded by the coding sequence ATGAAAACTCTTTTTTCATGCACTAAGGTGCTAAGTTGCAAAGGTTCTAAAATGAACCAAAAGTCTATTTTTTTTACTTTTTCTTCTATTTTCTTTACTCTATTCTCTTTTTCACAGCAACAGGATTCAACCAAAGTAAATCAGTTAGATAATGTATTGGTTTCTGCTGTACGTGTTACAACAAAAACGCCCGTAAGTTTTAGTAATCTGGACAAAAAAGACATCAAGACCAGGAATTTAGGTCAGGATATTCCAATATTAATGAATTATCTGCCATCAGTTGTAACTACTTCTGATGCCGGAAACGGAATGGGATATACTGGAATCCGTGTGCGTGGAAGTGATGCTACAAGAGTAAACATAACCATAAACGGAATTCCGTATAATGATGCTGAAAGCCAGGGAACATTCTGGGTAAATATGCCGGATTTTGCTTCTTCAGTAGAAAGTTTGCAATTGCAGCGCGGTGTTGGAACATCAACGAATGGTTCGGGAGCATTCGGCGCGAGTTTAAATATGCTGACTGATAATTATGCAACAAAAGCAAATGGAGAAATCTCAAATTCCTTTGGTAGTTTCAATTCGCATAAACATACCGTAAAATTCAGTACAGGTTTGTTAAATGATCATTTTGAATTGGCAGGGCGTCTATCTACAATTAAATCTGATGGGTATGTTGACAGAGCCAGTTCTGATTTGAAGTCCTATTTTTTACAGGGAACGTATGTGGGAAAAACAACTTTGATTAAAGCCTTGGTTTTTGGCGGAACAGAAAAAACATACCAGTCCTGGAATGGTGTGGACGCTGAAACTTTACATAAAAACCGAAGATATAATTCTGCAGGAGCATACAAAGATGAAGCTGGTAATGATCGTTTTTATGATAATGAAACAGATAATTATAATCAGGATCATTATCAACTGCATTGGAGCGAATCGTTTACCGATAAGTGGAGTACCAATTTAGCGTTTCATTACACCAAAGGAAAAGGCTATTACGAAAATTATAAGGAAGATGCCACTATGGGCGATTATGGTTTAATACCAGTCGGAACCGTAACAACTACAGATTTAATACGTCAAAAATGGCTAGATAATGATTTTTACGGGGCAACATTTTCATTAAAATATAAAGATGAAAAACTGGATGTTATTTTAGGAGAGGGCTGGAATAAATATGAAGGGAGCCATTTCGGAAAAGTAATCTGGGCAAGATATGCATCACAATCAGAGTTGGGAGATCACTATTACGATGATTTTTCGACAAAAGTTGACGGGAATATTTTTTTGAAAGCCAATTATCAATTATTTGAAAAGTTGAGTTTATACGGTGACTTTCAATACAGAACAGTTCAATATAAAGCCAATAGCTGGGAAACAGGTCTGGTAGATGATAATTTTAGTTTCCTTAACCCAAAAGCGGGTTTAAATTTTGAAATCAATCAAAAAAATACGCTGTATTTCTCCTATGCCAGAGCCAATCGTGAGCCCAACAGAACTGATTATGAAGGGGGAAATGTAAAACCTGAAAAATTAAATGATTTTGAGTTAGGATGGAGATTTAATTCAGAGAACTTTCAGTTAAATACCAATTTATATTTTATGGGTTATAAGGACCAGTTGGTCTTGACGGGCGAATTGAATGATGTTGGTTCGCCAATCCGTGCTAATAGTGGAGATAGTTATAGGGCAGGTGTTGAGATAGATGCAACGGTTAAACTTTCAGATAAATGGTTTTTACAGCCTAATATTACTTTGAGCCAAAACAAAAACAAAGATTTTTATTTTAAAAGGGATGGCATTTTAGAAAATCTGGGTGAAACCAATATTGCCTTTTCTCCTGACATTATAGCAGCGAATCGTTTGACATTTATGCCGGTTAAAAATTTGCAGCTGTCTTTACTTTCAAAATATGTAGGCCAACAATATATGGGAAATATTGATTCAGATCTTTCTAAACTGGACAGTTATTTTGTAAATGATTTTAATGCATCGTTTGAATTCAAAACGAATAAAGTTTTCAAATCTATAATGATTTCGGCTTTAGTCAATAATATTTTTAATTTAAAGTACGAAAGTAATGGATTTTTCTACACTTTTGACGATGATTATTCTAACCCACCAGCTATTAAGACTGTTGAAGGTGTGGGTTATTATCCTCAGGCAGGAACTAATTTCTTAGCCGGGCTGACATTGAAATTCTAA
- a CDS encoding Rieske (2Fe-2S) protein: MKKIWLLILFISLLFSCSDNDINNKNPYIPNYSVNFTIDMSFALYSNLKYMSNGIIISNQGAKGVIIFNTGSGYNAFDAACPNQALTSCTAMTINGINAVCSCDEAEYSLFTGLGKKEYPLKQYRVEVSGTVIHVYN, encoded by the coding sequence ATGAAAAAGATCTGGCTTTTAATACTGTTTATTTCTCTGCTTTTTTCGTGTAGTGACAATGATATAAATAATAAAAATCCTTATATTCCTAATTATAGTGTTAATTTCACTATAGATATGAGTTTTGCGCTCTATTCTAATCTTAAATATATGAGTAACGGAATTATAATATCTAATCAAGGCGCAAAGGGGGTCATTATTTTTAATACCGGAAGTGGCTATAATGCATTTGATGCAGCCTGTCCTAATCAGGCATTAACTTCATGTACCGCTATGACTATTAACGGTATTAATGCCGTTTGTTCTTGCGATGAGGCAGAATATAGCTTATTTACAGGTTTGGGAAAAAAAGAATATCCGCTAAAACAATATCGGGTTGAAGTAAGTGGAACTGTGATTCACGTTTACAACTAA
- the greA gene encoding transcription elongation factor GreA produces MSKVSYYTADGLKKLKDELEHLKSVMRPKASQDIAEARDKGDLSENAEYDAAKEAQGLLEMRIAKLEEVYANARLIDESQLDVSKVLVLSSVKIKNQSNGMEMKYTLVAESEADLKTGKISVTSPIGKGLLGKSVGEVAEITVPNGVLKFEILEISRD; encoded by the coding sequence ATGAGTAAAGTATCTTATTACACCGCAGACGGGTTAAAAAAATTAAAAGATGAACTGGAGCATTTAAAAAGTGTAATGCGTCCAAAGGCATCTCAGGATATAGCAGAAGCAAGAGATAAAGGTGATTTGTCTGAAAACGCCGAATATGATGCTGCAAAAGAAGCGCAGGGTTTATTAGAAATGAGAATTGCCAAACTTGAAGAAGTTTACGCAAATGCAAGATTAATTGATGAATCTCAATTGGATGTTTCTAAAGTTTTGGTTCTTTCGAGTGTGAAAATTAAAAACCAAAGCAACGGAATGGAAATGAAATATACACTTGTTGCTGAAAGTGAAGCAGATTTAAAAACCGGAAAAATTTCGGTAACTTCTCCTATTGGAAAAGGACTTTTGGGAAAATCAGTTGGCGAAGTAGCAGAAATAACAGTGCCAAACGGTGTTTTGAAATTTGAAATCCTTGAAATTTCAAGAGACTAA
- a CDS encoding HIT family protein: MASIFTKIVNGEIPAYKIAEDDNFLAFLDVNPNAKGHTLCIPKQEIDKIFDIEDEMYLGLLKFSKKIAIALEKTVPCKRVGLAVVGLEVPHAHVHLIPLNEMDEMRFINKVSLTKDEFETLAKSIQANL, translated from the coding sequence ATGGCATCAATATTTACCAAAATAGTAAACGGAGAAATTCCGGCATACAAAATTGCAGAAGACGATAATTTTTTAGCTTTTTTAGATGTAAATCCAAATGCTAAAGGACACACACTTTGTATTCCGAAGCAGGAAATAGATAAAATTTTTGATATTGAAGATGAGATGTATTTAGGTCTGCTGAAATTTTCTAAGAAGATTGCAATTGCTTTAGAAAAAACCGTTCCCTGCAAAAGAGTCGGTTTGGCAGTTGTTGGATTAGAAGTTCCTCACGCTCACGTACATCTGATCCCGTTAAACGAAATGGATGAAATGCGCTTTATCAACAAAGTATCGCTTACTAAAGATGAGTTTGAGACTTTAGCGAAAAGTATCCAGGCGAATCTCTAA
- a CDS encoding sensor histidine kinase: MHFSESRNTTRWTIIFISFSIISLILWNTYTFFQIFKNEERLKMNILANAQKTIINADEYTDLDLPLEITNSNSSVPVILVMYDKVINSKNVPEEILNDKAKFKELLKKLKNENEPIVFEYAPGKHQQLYYGNSALLNKLKYYPIALLLIIFLFAALIYNFYKSTKIATQNKLWAGMAKETAHQIGTPLSSLIGWVEILKTEEIDQTITSEIEKDVERLQTITDRFSKIGSVPVLENHDVVAETLSTFEYLQLRFSKQVTFSYQIPDKSIFALINPTLHSWTIENLVKNAIDAMKGKGTLDLQIEQDNHHVKINIKDSGTGISKNQFKTIFEPGFTTKKRGWGLGLSLTKRIVEEYHSGKIKVLHSEIGKGTTFQISLNKKVQ, encoded by the coding sequence ATGCATTTTTCTGAAAGCAGAAATACAACCCGTTGGACCATCATTTTTATTTCCTTTTCAATCATTTCACTGATACTCTGGAATACTTATACTTTTTTTCAAATATTCAAAAATGAAGAACGGTTAAAAATGAATATTCTGGCCAATGCACAAAAAACAATCATCAATGCTGACGAATATACCGATCTTGATTTACCTCTGGAAATAACAAATAGTAATTCTTCTGTTCCGGTAATTTTAGTGATGTACGATAAAGTTATTAATTCTAAAAATGTCCCTGAGGAAATTCTTAACGACAAAGCAAAATTTAAAGAACTTTTGAAAAAATTAAAAAATGAAAATGAACCTATTGTTTTTGAATATGCGCCCGGGAAACACCAGCAGCTATATTACGGAAATTCGGCATTACTGAACAAACTTAAATATTACCCCATTGCTCTTTTATTGATTATTTTTCTATTTGCAGCCTTAATTTATAATTTCTACAAAAGCACTAAAATAGCTACACAAAATAAACTTTGGGCTGGTATGGCTAAGGAAACTGCCCATCAAATTGGAACCCCTCTTTCTTCTTTAATAGGCTGGGTAGAAATATTAAAAACGGAAGAAATCGATCAGACCATTACATCTGAAATTGAAAAAGATGTAGAACGTCTGCAGACAATCACCGATCGATTCTCTAAAATTGGTTCAGTTCCTGTTCTGGAAAATCATGATGTAGTTGCAGAGACCTTAAGTACTTTTGAGTATTTACAATTGCGTTTTTCGAAACAGGTAACCTTTTCTTATCAAATTCCGGACAAGTCTATTTTTGCACTGATCAATCCAACGCTTCATAGCTGGACTATTGAAAATCTGGTTAAAAATGCTATTGACGCCATGAAAGGAAAAGGCACTTTAGACCTCCAAATTGAACAGGACAATCATCATGTAAAAATAAACATAAAAGATTCCGGGACCGGAATTTCGAAAAACCAATTTAAAACTATTTTTGAACCTGGTTTTACTACTAAAAAACGCGGCTGGGGACTTGGACTTTCTTTAACCAAAAGAATTGTTGAAGAGTATCACAGCGGAAAAATCAAAGTTTTGCACTCTGAAATTGGTAAAGGAACTACATTTCAAATTTCACTAAATAAAAAAGTGCAGTAA
- a CDS encoding flavin reductase family protein codes for MISINPKEIATVKLQSYLQSAVGPRPIALASTISAKGIPNLSPFSFFNVFSANPPILVFSPSRRVRDNTIKHTLMNAEATREVVINVVNYDLVQQTSLASTEYADGVNEFIKAGLTQIPSDIVKPYRVKESPVQFECKVTQIIPLGTEGGAGNLILCEVVKIHIHESVLDENGAIDQYKIDLVSRLGNNWYSRSNQGLFEVEKPLTTLGVGVDAIPNFIKESPVFNGNDFGKLGNIEALPTTEEVSIFVKENFSVKGVLSSDDQEKIHLEAKKYLDKGDVLSAWKVLLAKK; via the coding sequence ATGATTAGCATTAACCCAAAAGAAATAGCAACGGTAAAATTACAAAGCTATCTGCAAAGCGCTGTAGGACCAAGACCAATTGCTTTGGCGAGTACAATTAGTGCCAAAGGCATTCCCAATTTGTCGCCTTTTAGTTTCTTTAATGTGTTTAGTGCAAATCCTCCAATTTTAGTTTTTTCACCTTCAAGGCGCGTTCGTGACAATACTATTAAACACACTTTGATGAATGCCGAAGCAACACGTGAAGTTGTGATTAATGTGGTCAATTATGATTTGGTTCAGCAGACTTCTTTGGCAAGTACAGAATATGCCGACGGTGTGAACGAATTTATAAAAGCCGGGTTGACACAGATTCCTTCGGATATAGTAAAACCTTATCGTGTTAAAGAATCTCCCGTACAATTTGAATGTAAAGTGACTCAGATTATTCCTTTGGGAACAGAAGGCGGAGCGGGAAACCTGATTCTTTGTGAAGTGGTAAAAATTCATATCCACGAATCCGTTTTAGATGAAAACGGGGCAATTGATCAGTATAAAATTGATTTGGTTTCAAGATTAGGAAATAACTGGTATTCGAGATCGAATCAGGGACTTTTTGAAGTAGAAAAACCATTGACAACATTAGGGGTTGGAGTAGATGCAATTCCAAATTTTATTAAAGAAAGCCCTGTTTTTAACGGGAATGATTTTGGAAAATTAGGCAACATCGAAGCCTTGCCCACAACAGAAGAAGTTAGTATATTTGTGAAAGAAAATTTTTCGGTAAAAGGGGTTTTGAGCTCTGATGATCAGGAAAAAATTCATTTAGAGGCCAAAAAATACCTCGACAAGGGTGATGTTTTATCAGCCTGGAAAGTGCTTTTGGCAAAGAAATAG
- a CDS encoding DUF3127 domain-containing protein yields MEVTGKVKVVNPEQQVSASFKKRELVVTTDEQYPQHILIEFTQDKCDLLSSYKQGEAVKVSINLRGREWVNPQGETRYFNSIQGWRIERLAPEGSVQTPPMPAAETFAPATNLNEDEPDDLPF; encoded by the coding sequence ATGGAAGTTACAGGAAAAGTAAAAGTGGTTAATCCGGAGCAGCAGGTTAGTGCCTCATTCAAAAAAAGAGAATTAGTTGTTACTACTGATGAGCAGTACCCACAGCATATTTTAATCGAATTTACACAAGATAAATGTGATTTATTAAGCAGTTACAAACAAGGTGAGGCTGTAAAAGTTTCTATAAATTTAAGAGGGAGAGAATGGGTTAATCCACAAGGAGAAACCAGATATTTCAATAGTATTCAGGGATGGAGAATTGAAAGATTAGCTCCTGAAGGTTCGGTGCAAACACCACCTATGCCTGCTGCAGAAACTTTTGCTCCTGCAACCAATTTAAACGAAGACGAACCGGACGATTTGCCATTCTAA
- a CDS encoding MOSC domain-containing protein: MSTAYIVKEIYIYPIKSLAGISCQQAFAEEMGFENDRRWMLLDSDNQHITQREYPEMSQFYPEISEAKISVTFQDQKHEFLISEHLNDSIYTKVWDDKSFVFEVNKLTSKWFSDCLGFECKLVKIIKAGDRKHESSRSKETYNVSLADGYPYLLIGTKSLDFLNEKLKEKITVKRFRPNIVISTRNAHEEDDFEHFKVGEVHFKNVKSCGRCIMVNNDPQNGIVKKEPLKTLSKYRNFNNSVLFGTNIVGLNPGIIQVGDEVVF, translated from the coding sequence ATGAGCACTGCTTACATTGTAAAAGAAATTTATATTTATCCGATAAAAAGCCTTGCCGGAATTAGCTGCCAACAGGCTTTTGCTGAAGAAATGGGTTTTGAAAACGACCGCCGATGGATGTTGCTCGATTCAGATAACCAACACATCACACAGCGGGAATATCCAGAAATGAGCCAATTTTATCCTGAGATTTCAGAAGCCAAAATTTCGGTTACTTTTCAGGATCAAAAACATGAATTTTTAATCAGTGAGCACTTAAATGATTCGATTTATACCAAAGTGTGGGATGATAAAAGTTTTGTTTTCGAAGTAAATAAGCTGACTTCAAAATGGTTTAGCGATTGTTTAGGATTTGAATGTAAATTAGTGAAAATAATCAAAGCCGGTGATCGCAAGCACGAAAGTTCCAGGTCAAAAGAAACGTATAATGTTAGTCTCGCAGATGGATACCCATACTTACTAATTGGCACAAAAAGTCTTGATTTTTTGAATGAAAAGCTAAAGGAAAAAATTACTGTAAAAAGATTTCGCCCGAATATTGTTATAAGCACTCGGAATGCTCATGAGGAGGATGATTTTGAGCATTTTAAAGTTGGTGAAGTTCATTTTAAAAATGTAAAATCGTGCGGAAGATGTATTATGGTTAACAATGATCCGCAAAATGGGATTGTGAAAAAAGAACCTCTAAAAACATTGAGTAAGTACAGGAATTTCAACAACTCTGTTTTATTCGGAACCAATATTGTAGGTTTGAATCCGGGAATAATTCAGGTAGGTGATGAAGTTGTTTTTTAG
- a CDS encoding HesA/MoeB/ThiF family protein encodes MSIIKEFLRYSRQTILPEIGDEGQEKLKKARVLVIGAGGLGCPVLQYIATAGVGFIGIMDFDIIEIHNLHRQILYTESQIGQQKAIVAQNIVSKLNPLIQVEAIPEKLTVENAVEVIQQYDVIVDGSDNFATRYLVNDTCVDLNKPLVYGSILKFEGQVAIFNHKGSKNLRDLFPEIPDPKYVPNCNVNGVLGSLPGIIGTMMAHETLKLILELPTLKNELLLFNTLKYNFTKLNF; translated from the coding sequence ATGAGCATTATAAAAGAATTTTTACGTTACAGCAGACAAACCATTTTACCTGAAATTGGCGACGAAGGCCAGGAAAAACTTAAAAAGGCAAGGGTTCTGGTTATTGGAGCCGGAGGTTTAGGGTGCCCTGTTTTGCAATATATTGCCACCGCTGGCGTAGGTTTTATTGGAATAATGGATTTTGATATCATCGAAATTCACAATCTTCACAGGCAAATTTTATATACTGAAAGCCAAATTGGTCAGCAAAAAGCCATTGTGGCCCAAAATATTGTTTCAAAATTAAATCCTCTAATTCAGGTCGAAGCTATTCCAGAGAAATTAACCGTTGAAAATGCAGTGGAAGTTATTCAGCAATATGATGTTATAGTAGACGGTTCAGATAATTTTGCCACCCGTTATCTTGTAAACGATACCTGTGTTGATTTAAACAAACCTCTGGTATATGGCAGTATTTTAAAATTCGAAGGTCAGGTAGCTATTTTTAATCATAAAGGAAGTAAAAATCTTCGTGATTTATTTCCTGAAATACCTGACCCAAAGTATGTCCCGAATTGTAATGTAAATGGAGTCCTGGGAAGTTTACCCGGAATTATAGGTACAATGATGGCGCATGAAACACTAAAATTAATTTTGGAATTGCCAACATTAAAAAATGAATTATTACTTTTCAATACTTTGAAATATAATTTTACGAAATTGAATTTCTAA
- the thiH gene encoding 2-iminoacetate synthase ThiH — protein MKTFKSIFEQYDWDSIQTKIYQTTSKDVEYSLAKTKRSLDDFLALISPAAQNYLEEMAQKCHEITKTRFGKTIQMYAPLYLSNECQNICTYCGFSLDNKIKRKTLSDSEIKQEIEALKKTGFDHVLLVTGEANYTVNINYFLNTINLIREQFSIISVEVQPLSTGEYQRLHEAGVYSVLVYQETYHQEVYKKYHTKGKKSNFDFRLETPDRIGTAGIHKIGLGVLLGLEDWRTDSFFNALHLDYLQKKYWQTKYSVSFPRLRPAEGIIEPNFIMDDKDLTQLICAYRLWNEDLEISISTRESEKFRNNIIPIGITSMSAGSKTNPGGYVVDPQSLEQFEISDERSAEEIRQIIKNSGYEPVLKDWDRSFSLKA, from the coding sequence ATGAAAACATTCAAATCCATTTTTGAACAATACGATTGGGATTCCATTCAAACCAAAATATATCAGACCACCTCAAAAGATGTTGAGTATTCTTTGGCTAAAACAAAAAGAAGCCTCGATGATTTTTTGGCTTTGATTTCCCCAGCAGCTCAAAATTATCTGGAGGAAATGGCACAAAAATGCCATGAAATTACCAAAACCCGTTTCGGCAAAACTATCCAAATGTATGCACCACTTTATTTGAGCAACGAATGCCAAAATATTTGTACGTATTGTGGATTCAGTCTGGATAATAAAATCAAACGAAAAACACTTTCTGATTCAGAAATAAAACAAGAAATTGAAGCACTAAAAAAAACTGGTTTCGATCATGTTTTATTGGTTACAGGCGAGGCTAATTACACCGTAAATATTAATTATTTTCTGAATACAATTAACTTGATTCGAGAACAATTTTCGATTATTTCTGTGGAAGTTCAGCCGCTTTCAACCGGAGAATATCAACGTTTGCACGAAGCAGGTGTGTATTCGGTTTTGGTTTATCAGGAAACATACCATCAGGAAGTATATAAAAAATACCATACTAAAGGCAAAAAATCAAACTTTGATTTCAGGCTGGAAACTCCTGACCGGATTGGAACTGCCGGAATTCACAAAATTGGTTTGGGCGTTTTATTGGGTTTGGAAGACTGGCGGACAGACAGCTTCTTTAATGCCCTTCATTTGGATTATCTACAGAAGAAATACTGGCAAACGAAATACTCCGTTTCTTTTCCGCGATTACGCCCGGCAGAAGGCATTATTGAGCCCAATTTTATTATGGACGATAAAGACCTTACACAATTAATCTGTGCTTATCGCTTGTGGAATGAAGATCTTGAAATCTCTATTTCTACAAGAGAAAGCGAAAAATTCAGAAATAACATTATTCCAATTGGCATTACCAGTATGAGTGCAGGTTCTAAAACCAATCCGGGTGGCTATGTCGTTGATCCGCAATCTCTGGAACAATTCGAAATCAGCGATGAACGCTCTGCAGAAGAAATCAGACAAATTATAAAAAACTCAGGTTACGAACCCGTTTTGAAAGACTGGGACAGAAGCTTTAGTCTTAAAGCTTAA
- a CDS encoding thiazole synthase: MQTSLFNIGDKTFNSRLFLGTGKFGSNLQMEEAILASESELVTVALKRIDLETETDAILSHLQHPNINLLPNTSGARNAKEAVFASQLAREALETNWVKLEIHPDPKYLMPDPVETLKATEELAKLGFFVLPYIHADPVLCKHLENAGTTAVMPLGSPIGSNKGLKTIDFLEIIIEQSTVPVIIDAGIGAPSDAAKAMEIGADAVLVNTAIAIAGNPKLMAEAFKKAVIAGRKAFEAKVANQQNYAVASSPLTSFLYE; the protein is encoded by the coding sequence ATGCAGACGTCATTATTTAATATTGGAGATAAAACTTTCAACTCCCGCTTATTTCTGGGAACAGGAAAATTTGGTTCTAACCTGCAAATGGAAGAAGCTATTTTAGCTTCAGAAAGCGAATTGGTTACAGTGGCCTTAAAACGCATTGATCTCGAAACAGAGACAGATGCTATTCTATCACATTTACAACACCCAAATATAAACTTATTACCTAATACATCAGGCGCCAGAAATGCAAAGGAAGCTGTTTTTGCTTCGCAATTGGCACGTGAAGCACTCGAAACTAATTGGGTTAAACTTGAAATTCATCCTGATCCAAAATATCTTATGCCTGATCCGGTCGAGACTTTAAAAGCTACTGAAGAATTGGCAAAACTTGGTTTTTTTGTTCTGCCGTATATTCATGCTGACCCAGTTTTATGCAAACATCTGGAAAATGCAGGAACTACAGCAGTTATGCCTTTGGGTTCACCAATTGGAAGTAACAAAGGCCTAAAAACAATTGATTTTCTAGAAATTATTATTGAACAAAGCACTGTTCCTGTGATTATTGATGCCGGAATTGGTGCTCCTTCCGACGCCGCAAAAGCCATGGAAATTGGTGCTGATGCCGTTTTAGTTAATACTGCAATTGCTATTGCTGGAAATCCTAAGTTAATGGCTGAAGCTTTTAAGAAAGCCGTAATTGCCGGAAGAAAAGCGTTTGAAGCCAAAGTAGCTAATCAGCAAAATTATGCTGTAGCTTCGAGTCCTTTGACTTCTTTTTTATATGAATAA
- a CDS encoding thiamine phosphate synthase: MYNKLQYISQGETAEKQLYNIHQALDAGCKWIQMRFKNQTFENRIILAETVKNICEEYQADFIVNDDVLLAQKTAADGVHLGLTDMSISGARAILGEKKIIGATANTFEDILLQTKNGCDYIGLGPFQFTETKEKLSPILGIEGYASILNKMKIENILTPVYAIGGITLENIESLIKTGIYGIAVSGIITKSLEKEKLVQQLNDKLYADVII, encoded by the coding sequence ATGTATAACAAACTACAGTATATATCACAAGGTGAAACTGCCGAAAAGCAATTGTACAATATCCATCAGGCATTAGACGCTGGTTGTAAATGGATACAAATGCGATTTAAAAACCAAACTTTTGAAAACAGAATAATTCTTGCTGAAACAGTAAAAAATATATGCGAAGAATATCAGGCAGATTTCATTGTAAATGATGATGTTTTACTTGCTCAGAAAACAGCTGCTGATGGCGTCCATTTAGGTTTAACCGATATGAGCATTTCAGGGGCAAGAGCTATTTTGGGAGAGAAAAAAATTATTGGTGCAACCGCAAATACTTTTGAAGACATTCTTCTTCAGACGAAAAATGGCTGTGATTATATTGGTTTGGGCCCTTTTCAATTTACAGAAACCAAAGAAAAATTAAGTCCAATTTTAGGTATTGAAGGTTATGCTTCAATTCTGAATAAAATGAAAATTGAAAACATTCTGACACCTGTTTACGCTATAGGCGGAATCACTTTAGAAAATATAGAATCCCTGATAAAAACAGGTATTTATGGTATTGCGGTATCCGGAATTATTACAAAAAGCCTTGAAAAAGAAAAATTGGTTCAACAACTTAACGACAAATTATATGCAGACGTCATTATTTAA